DNA from Planctomycetota bacterium:
GTCTTGCCGTCAATGTCGAGCCGGCCCGTCGGATGCATCACGTTGATGCCCAGCGAAGTCGCGTACCGGCTCATCGCGCTGAGATTGTTGTCGCAGTTGCCGAACACCAGATGCACCGGCGGGTCGGGCTTGAACGTCTCGGGGTTGAGCTTTTCGACAAGCGCTTCAAGCACCGAATCGCTGCACACGTCGCCGAGGAAGACAAGCTCGTCCGCGCCATGCTCGATGAGCAGACGGACCGCCCGCTGCGTGATCGCGCCGCGTCCGTGTGCGTCGCTGAGCAGGCCGATGCGTGCCATGAGCCGATCCTCTACTTATTTGTAGGCAGCTAACTTGGACTCGACCGTGGCGAGTTCCTTTTCGACATCCGCAAGCTGTTGGCGCGTCTGCTCCACCAGATGCGCCGGGGCCTTGTCGGTGTAGCCCTTGTTGTTGAGCCGGCCGTTCAGAGCGCCGCGCGATTTGGTCAGTTCGTCGAGTCGCTTGGCAAGCCGCTGCCGCTCCGCCGCGGGGTCGATCAGGCCTTCGACATACACTTCGATTTCGCCCACGACGACCGTCGCCGCCTCGCCGCCGGGCGCGACACCGGGGCCAATGTCGCCCGTTTCGCAGATCGCCAGCGTGTCGATGACCGCTTTCGCCGAGGCGATCGCCGCCGCGCTGTCGCCGGTCGCTTTGATGGCGACCTTCACCGACTGCCGCGGCGGAATGTTGTACTCGTTGCGCACCGTACGAATCGCCACGATGACCTGCTTGAGCAGATCGAATTGCGTTTCGACCTTGTCATCGATCAGCGCCGCCTCCGCCTTGGGCCACTTGGCCCGAATGCAAAGCTCCTGCGGCTCGAGCGTCAGCCCCGTCACCCCGCGCTCCGGCGCAATCTCATTGAGCGCCCGCCACATCCGCTCCGTCACATACGGCATGGCCGGATGCAGGAGTCGCAAACTCGCATCGAGGCACGCCGCGAGCGTCGCACGAGCCGCCGCCCCCGCATCGCTCGCCTCCCGCACGACCGGCTTGATCGCCTCCAGATACCAGTCGCACAGATCGCCCCAGAAGAAGCTGTACATCTCCTGCGCGTAATAGCTGAACTGGTACTCCGCCAGCGCTTTGTCGGCCTTCTCGATCGTGCGCGCCAGCCGCGACAAAATCCAACGATCCGCGATTTCAAGGCGGGGGGACTTCAGTCCCCCCGCTCCCTCCTCCAGAATCCCCATCGCGAACCGCCCCGCGTTCCAGAGCTTGTTCGCGAAGTTGCGCCCATAATCGAACTTGCTCGACGTATTCCGCGCCGCGGGTGCGTCATCACTTCCGGGGGCCTGACCCGATGCGACGCCGAAGGAGGTCGCCATTTTCTTGTGACACGATTCGCACTCGACCATCGGCGCCGCGACGACGTATCCCGCGGGTGTTTTGATGGTCCGGGGGTGAAACGCATGACCGCAATGCGGGCAGACCACATCGACGGGCATGCCCACATCCTGCGTCTGCGTCGTCATCGCCGCGAGGGTGAAGCGCATCGCGTCCGCCCCGTGCGAGTGAATGATGTCGAGCGGGTCCACACCGTTGCCGAGGGACTTACTCATCTTCTGCCCCTCGCCGTCCTGAATCATCGCGTGAATGAACACATCCTTGAAGGGCAGACACGCGCGGAAGAACAGATTGAACATCACCATGCGCGAGACCCAGAGCGTGATGATCTCGCGCGCGGTGCAAAGCGTCGACGACGGATTCCACGCCGCCAGTTCCGCCGTCCCCTCCGGCCAACCCAACGTCGAAATCGGCCAAAGCGCGGAGCTGAACCATGTGTCGAGGACATCGGGGTCTTGCGTGTAGCCCATTTGTGCGAGCATCGGGCTGATCGCCTGTTCGATCCGCGTCTCGCGCAAACACAGGTAGAGCGCATCACCTTCATAGACGCAGCAGATGCCCGCCATCATTTCCGCCGCCTTGCGCTTGTCGTCGCCGACGGACGGCAACACGACGAATTTCTGCAGGTACGCCATCACCTGCGCTTCGGTGTATGCTTCGCCGTCCCATTTCGGTCGGCTCCACACCGGAATGCGATGCCCCCACCAAAGCTGGCGGCTGATGCACCAATCGCGGATGTTTTCGTGCCATGACTGGAACGTGCGGGCATAGCGCGCGGGGTAGAAGCGCAATTCGCCTTCCCACGAGCCGCGACCGTGAGGGAGCGGTCCGGCGATATCCGAACGATCGGCGACATCCGACTCTTGAGCGCCGCCCGGACCGCTTACTGACGTGCGCGGCTCGTTGGGGAGGTCCCATCGGTAGGTTCCGCCAAGATCGTCGCCCTGACGGTCGTGCACGTAGATGCACGCTTCCTCGACGGTGTCCGGGCTGTTGAGATATCGCGTGCTGCCGTGGCGCGCCCAGAGTTTCTGATCATTGCCCACGAGCGAAGCTTCACGCAGGCGGCGCGTGGCGTAGGCCTTGAAATCGTTCATGACCTTCTCGGGCGCGTCGGCGGCCTCGATGACGATATGCACGTGATCCGTGCGGACATTGATCACCAGCGCCCGCCAGCCGCGATGCTGGCAAACTTCGAGAATCGTGTCGCGCACAACGGAACGCTGCGCCGCGTCGAGCGTGAACGGCTCGCTGCTCATCAGGTCGGCTTCCGTATCGTGCAGGCCCTGCGATTCGATGACGATCGGCTCGCCGGGCAGGTTGGTCGCGTGGTGGACCGTCCCGCGTTCGTCGCCGTGAAGACGGCAGCCGTAGGTGCTCCACGTGATGAAGTAAGCGAGCGCCGATTGGTCGGCGGCGGCGGGTTGGACCGCTCCCTCACGGTCGCGGCTCGTCGGAGTCGTCTGACTGCGCTGATCGTTCGCCATCGCGCGCAGGGCGGCGCCGGCGAGGCGGTCGTCCGTCACCTTCACGTACCACTGATCGCTCAGGTACGGCTCGACGGGAACGTGTGAGCGGTAGCTGTGACCGACGCTGTGCGAATACGGGCGCACCTCGGCGAGGAGTCCCTGGTCGCGGAACCATGTCACGATGGCTTCGCGGGCTTCGTAGCGGTCGCGGCCGAGCAGTTCGTGGCAGAATTCATCGACGGCGGCGGGATCGAAGTCGAGCCAGCCGTGCTTTTCGGAAATCGTGCCGTCGGGGGCCATGACGTTGATGGCGGCGAGATTGTGGCGCCGGCCGATTTCGTAGTCGTTGGGGTCGTGGGCGGGGGTGACTTTCAAAAAGCCGCTGGCGAATTTCGCCTTCGCGTCATCGGAATCGGGATCAGGGATGACGACGTAGTCGTCGCCGATGATGGGGATGATGCGGTTGACGATGGGCAGTTTGACGTGCTGGCCGATGTATTTGGCGTTGACGGGATCGTTGGGGTTCACGGCCACGGCGGTGTCGCCGAGCATTGTTTCGGGGCGCGTGGTGGCGACGGTGACGTACTGGGGACGGGGGGACTCAAGTCCCCCCGCCTCGTCGATGATGGGATACTTCATGTACCAGAAGTGCCCGTCGATTTCGCGCATTTCGACTTCGTCATCGGCGAGGGCGGTCTGTGTGACGGGGTCCCAGTTGACGAGGCGCTTGCCGCGGTAAATCAAGCCCGCCTTGAACAATTCGAAGAATGCTTCACGCACCGCGCGGGCGCAGATGTCGTCCATCGTGAAGCGCTGGCGATCGAAGTCGCAGGAGCAGCCCATCTGTTGAAGCTGATTCGTGATGCGGGCTTCGTATTCGTCCTTCCATGCCCAGACGAGTTTCTCGAACTGCGCCCGGCCGTCGCCGCCGTCGAGTTCGATCTTCTTGTAGTCCTTGAGCGATTTTTTGCCTTCGGATTGGAGGCGTTTGTCGACGATGGTCTGTGTGGCGATGCCGGCGTGGTCGGTGCCGGGGATCCAGACGGCGTTCTTGCCGCGCATGCGCTGCCAGCGGATGAGGATGTCCTGAATGGTGTTGTTGAGGGCGTGGCCCATGTGCAGGGCGGCGGTGACATTGGGCGGGGGAATGACGATCACATACGGATCGCCGCCGGCGCCGGGCACGGCGTGAAAAGCGTTGGCTTGGTCCCACCACGCGGCGACCTGATCCTGCACCGCGTGCGCGTCGTATGCTTTGTCCAGACTCATGTTCAACGTCATCCGTAACAGTGGAAACGAGCCATTGTAACGAAAAGGCGGGGGGACTTAAGTCCCCCCGCCTCAGATTCAATTAAAAAACCCCAATCGGTCTGCGCCAATTGGGGTCGGAGGAGGAGAATGAGATAACGGAAAGATACCCGATCCCCGCCCCGCGCGTCAATAGTCTTTTTCAGATTTTGACGAAGTTTTGGCGACTGTCGCTAACACACTGAAAACAAACAACTAAAGGCAATGAGATTTGGCCGCCGAGACGCCGAGGACGCGGAGAAACACCAAATCTGTCGAATCGGACCGTCCGCGTTCCGGCATCGGCCGACCACTTGCCCCTCGGCGTCCTCGGCGTCTTGGCGGTTGGATCGACCTGGATTTGACAGTCCGCGTTCGCCCGGCCAAAGTTCGGGCATGTTGCGAATGATTGATGCACATCTGGATCTGGCGTGGAACGCTCTGTCGTATGGGCGTGACATCACCCGGCCGCTGACTTCGATCAATGACTACGAACGCGGGATGAGCGACTGCCCTTCGCGCGGGCATGCGACGGTGTGTCTGCCGGAGATGCGTCGGGCGGGCATCGGCATCTGCGTCGGCACGCTGCTGGCCCGCGTCAAGCCGCAGGTGCGGCCGGCGGCGGGGCACGCACGCATCGGCATCGACTATCCGACCGCGCCGATGGCGGCGGCGGCGGCGATGGGGCAATTGGCGTATTACGATTGGCTGGAGCGCGAAGGTCATATTCGCCGCCTCCGGACTGCCTCCGATGTGCGCACCCACTGGGCGAATCACGCCGTCGATCCGCATAAGATCGGGCTGATTCTGGCCATGGAAGGGGCGGACCCGATCATCGCGCCCGACGATGCCCCCGCCTGGTTTGTGCGCGGATTGCGCGTGGTCAATCTGGTGCATCGGGGGCAGAACGCCTATGCCGTAGGCACCAGCGAGGAAGGCCCGCTGACGGCCGCGGGGATCGAGCTGCTCAAGCAGTTTGAAGACCTGGGCGTCATCGTCGACACGACGCATCTGTCGGACGCGAGCTTCTTTCAGACGCTCGACATTTTCAGCGGGCCGGTCATCGCCTCGCACAACAACTGCCGCACGCTCGCCCCGCATCAGCGGCAGTTTTCCGATGAACAGCTCCGCCTGCTCATCGAGCGCGAGGGCGTGATCGGCGTGGTGTTCAACAACTGGATGCTCGTGCCCGGATGGAAGACCGGCGTGACGCCCCGATCCGCCGCGACGATCGAACTGCTTGCCGAGCATGTGGACCACATCTGCCAACTCGCCGGGGACGCTCAGCATGTGGCGATCGGCTCCGACCTGGACGGGGGGTTCGGCTCCGAAGAGACGCCGATGGGCGTCGACTCCATCGCCGACGTCCCCCGCCTCGCCGACGCGCTGGCCGGCCGGGGCTACCCCACCGAAGACATCGCCGCGATCTTCGCCGGCAACTGGTTGAGGTTCTTCAGCACGCATCTGCCGCAGTGAACGCCATTGGAAATGGGGAGTGGGGAATGCGGCGTGATGGATCACAAGCCATTCCCGTCACTCCGCATTCCCCACTCCACACTCCGCACTTCACAGATTCATTCGTTTTTCATTGTTTCACCTGCACGAATTGCTGTTACAATGCCGACCAACTCTCTAACGCTCAGGAGCATTCACCATGCCTGCCGCCGCCACCGCGTTTCCGATTGATCTTTCCAAGTTCGTCCCGCTTGCGCTTGACCCGATGAAGCCGACGCTCTCGGCTCAGGATCGCGCGACGCTGGCGGCGAATATTCAGCTCTGCCGCGACGCCATCATCTTCTTCACCGCCTGCGCCGACGCGCGCGGCCTCGGCGGTCACACCGGCGGGCCTTTCGACATCGTCCCCGAAGTCATGATCGCCGATGCGTTCATGCGCGGGTCCGACAAGGTCGTGCCGATCTTCTTCGATGAGGCCGGTCACCGCGTGGCGATTCAGTATCTGATGAGCGTGCTCAACGGCGACATGGACGCCGAGCGGCTCATGCACTACCGAGAGTTCGACTCGAAGCTGCCGGGCCACCCCGAGCGCGGATTCACGCCCGGCGTCAAGTTCAGCTCGGGGCGACTCGGGCACATGTGGCCCTACGTCAACGGCGTCGCGATGGCCAACCCCGGCAAGGTCGTGCTCATGTTCGGGTCCGACGGATCGGAGATGGAAGGCGACGACGCCGAGGCGGCCCGACTCGCCGTCGCGCAGAAGCTCAACGTCAAGCTGCTCATCGACGACAACGACGTCACCATCGCCGATCACCCGAGCCACTACCTGGGCGGCTACGACGTGGGCAAGACGCTCGAAGGCCACGGCCTGACGATCCTGCGCGGCCCCGGTGAAGATCTCGATGACCTGTTCAAGCGGTTCCAGAAAGCCGTCTCCACCAATGGTCCGATCGCACTGATCAACAAGCGCAAGATGGCGCCGCACGTCAAAGGCATCGAAGGCGAGTGTCATGGTCACGACGTGATCAAGGTCAGTCTCGCCATCGACTATCTGACCGCGCACGGATACCCCGATGCCGTCGAGGTCTTGAAGTCGATCACCAAGTCCAAGCACAGCGCCAGCTTCCGCGGGTCGAGCAAGGAAACCGCCAAAAACCGTGACCTTTTCGGCAAATTCGTCAATGCCCAGCTCGACAAGATGAGCCCCGAAGAGCGCGTCGCCAAGGTGCGCGTCATCGACAGCGACCTGGAAGGTTCGTGCGGCCTCAACCATATTCACAAGGCGCATCCCGAAGTGTTCATCGCCAGCGGCGTCATGGAGCGCGGCAACTTCTCCGCCGCCGCCGGCTTTGGCTTCGAGCACGGCAAGCAGGGCATCTTCGCCACCTTCAGCGCGTTCCTTGAAATGTGCATCAGCGAAATCACCATGGCCCGGCTCAATGAGTCCAACGCCATCTGCCACTTCTCGCATGCCGGCTGCGACGACATGGCCGACAACACCTGCCATTTCGGGATCAACAATTTCTTCGCCGCCAACGGGCTGCCCGCCGTCGAAGATCACACACGGCTCTACTTCCCCGCCGATCAGCATCAGATGAAGGCGCTGATCGATCGCGTGTTCAACGATCCGGGACTGCGGTTCATCTTCTCGACGCGCTCCGCCGTGCCGGACATTCTCACCGAAGACGGCAAGCCGTTCTTCGGCGGCGGCTACAAGTTCGAACCCGGCAAGGACGAAGTCATCCGCAAGGGCTCGGCCGGTTACGTCATCAGCTACGGCGAAATGCTCTACCGGGCGCTCGACGCCGTCGAACGGGCGCGCGAGGCGGGCCTCGACGTGGGCCTGATCAATAAGTGCACGCTCAACGTCATGGACGACGCGTCGCTCAAGCTCGCCGGTTCGTCCAAGTTCGTCCTCGTCGTCGAGTCGCAGAACCAGTCGACGGGCCTCGGCTCGCGGCTCGGGTCCGAGCTGCTGTCGCGCGGCCTGACACCCAAGTACGCCTACATGGGCACGACCAAGCCGGGCAACGGCGGGCTCTGGGAACACATGCCCTTCCAGGGCCTCGACCCTGATTCGATCCTCGCCAAGATCAAGTCGCTGGCGTAATCGATCGCGCCTCAATCATGCAACATTCGCACAACCGCCTGCGTTTGAACACGCGGCGGTTGTCGCATCGGCAAAACCGACTGGAGCCACGCCATGAATGATCGAATGATTGCGCGGCTTGTCGTCGCAATTCTCATGATGTGCATTGCGGCGCTCGGAGCGGATAAACCCAACATTCTGCTCATCATGTCCGACGATATGGGCTTTTCCGACATCGGCTGCTACGGCGGCGAAGTCGCCACGCCGAATCTCGATCAGCTCGCGGCGGAGGGTTTGCGATTCACGCAGTTCTACAACACCTCGCGCTGCTGCCCGACGCGCGCATCCCTGCTCACCGGGCTTTACCCGCATCAGGCCGGCATGGGTCACATGACCGGCGGCTACTCGCCGCGCGAATCCGACGGCTACGTCGGCGACATCAATGAGCATTGCCTGACCATCGCCCAAGTGCTCCGCCCCGCCGGTTACGCCACCTATGCCTGCGGCAAGTGGCACGTCGCCAAAGACGACGGCCCCAAAGGCCCGATGCACAACTGGCCCCTTCAGCGCGGTTTCGATCGGTTTTACGGCACCATCAAAGGCGGCGGCAACTACTACGACCCGACCGCCCTCTGCCGAGGCAACACGTACATCACGCCCGTCAACGATGCGCTCTACAAGCCCGACACGTTCTACTACACCAATGCCATCGCAGACAACGCGGTGATGTTCCTCAAGGATCATGCGGACAAGTCGCCCGACAAACCGTTCTTCATGTACATCGCCTTCACCGCCGCGCACTGGCCGATGCATGCCCTGCCCGAAGACATCGCAAAATATCACGGCAAGTACGACGCCGGCTACGAGCCGATTCGTAAGGCGCGATTCGAGCGACTCAAACAACTGGGACTCATCGATCCGTCGTGGGATTTGTCGCCGCAGGCGGGCGATTGGGACAAGGTCAAGCACAAGGAATGGGAAGCGCGCTGCATGGAAGTTTACGCGGCGATGATCGACCGCATGGATCAGAACATCGGGCACATCATCGAAGAGCTCAAGCGTGAAGGCCAGCTCGACAACACGGTGATCTTCTTCCTTCAGGACAACGGCGGATGCGCCGAGGGCATCGGTCGCGGCGAGCGCAAGCAGCCGTATCCGACGAACCTGAAACCCATGGGACCCGACGAGTTGCAGACGGAGATCATCACGAAGCAGACGCGCGACGGTCGCCCCGTGCGGCAAGGCCCCGAGGCGATGCCGGGTCCGGCGGACACTTATATCTCCTACGGGCGCGACTGGGCGAACGTGTCCAACACGCCCTTCCGTCAGTACAAGCATTTCGTGCATGAAGGCGGGATTTCGACGCCGCTGATCGTGCACTGGCCGCGCGGCATCGACGCGTCGCGCGACGGCAAGCTGGTCACGACGCCCGGGCACCTCATCGACCTCATGGCGACCTGCATCGACCTCGGCGGTGCGACATACCCGAAGCAGGCGAACGGTCACGACATCACGCCGATGCAGGGCGTGAGTCTGCGTCCGACGTTCGATGGCAAGACGATCGATCGCGGCCGGCCGATCTTCTGGGAGCACGAAGGCAACGCGGCGGTACGCGACGGGAAGTGGAAGCTGGTGCGCTTCGGCAACTACTACAGCGTCGATGGGAAGCATGACATGGACTGGACGCTCTACGACATGGAAGCGGATCGTACGGAAATGCATGACGTCGCGGCGGCGCACCCGGACATCGTCAAGCGGCTCGCCGAGGCGTGGTTCGAGTGGGCGCAGTCGTCGAAAGTTTTGCCCTGGCCCTGGAAGAAGGATCCGGGACCGGTGCATCCGTGAGGCGAAGCGGAGCGCGATCGTTCACTTCCGCCCCATCAGTTCGAGCATCGCCTCCGCTGACGCGCGCCCGATGCGCGTGTACCAGATCGCGCTGCCGAGATAGTGATACCCCCGGTCGCCGCCGGTCACTTTCCACTTCTCGAAGTTCTCCTTCCAGTGCGGGTACAACTCCTCCGCCGCCTTGTCGACAAGCACATCGGTCCGCACTGCTTTGACGTTGCCGACGAAATCAGGGACTTTCTCCATTGACGCCTGCGCGTCCTGAATCTCCTTCATGGGTCCCTTTGCTTCGTTCGATCCGTTCTGGCCCATCATGTCGATGACGAACGGCAGATTCGGCGCGTTCAGGTCCTTGCGGACATCGCGGATGAAATGCTCCATATTCGAGGCGTATTCCTTCTCCGCCCCGCCGTACTGATCGTTCCATCCTTGAAACCACACAAATCCCGCGAACTTGACCGGCCGCCCCTTCAGTTGCGGAAACAGCTCGTCGCGATGGTCAAGCGTGTCCTTCACCTCCGCCATCATGTTGCGGTACGACTGGCCGTACGCCGCCTTGATCTCGTCCATTGTCGGCAGCGGTTTCTGCTTCTTGTTCTTCTCGTTGTCGTTCTTCACGCGCTTCTGTGCATCCTCCAGATCCTTCTGAAGCGTCGCCTCGGCGGGCAGACCGGCGGAGGGGGGTCTGAAATTCT
Protein-coding regions in this window:
- a CDS encoding YfcE family phosphodiesterase; this encodes MARIGLLSDAHGRGAITQRAVRLLIEHGADELVFLGDVCSDSVLEALVEKLNPETFKPDPPVHLVFGNCDNNLSAMSRYATSLGINVMHPTGRLDIDGKTLVFTHGDDYAAMQSALEEGVDYLCHGHTHVVRDERVGRTRVLNPGALFRAAQYTVMMLDTDRDAAEVLTVPA
- a CDS encoding class I tRNA ligase family protein; the protein is MTLNMSLDKAYDAHAVQDQVAAWWDQANAFHAVPGAGGDPYVIVIPPPNVTAALHMGHALNNTIQDILIRWQRMRGKNAVWIPGTDHAGIATQTIVDKRLQSEGKKSLKDYKKIELDGGDGRAQFEKLVWAWKDEYEARITNQLQQMGCSCDFDRQRFTMDDICARAVREAFFELFKAGLIYRGKRLVNWDPVTQTALADDEVEMREIDGHFWYMKYPIIDEAGGLESPRPQYVTVATTRPETMLGDTAVAVNPNDPVNAKYIGQHVKLPIVNRIIPIIGDDYVVIPDPDSDDAKAKFASGFLKVTPAHDPNDYEIGRRHNLAAINVMAPDGTISEKHGWLDFDPAAVDEFCHELLGRDRYEAREAIVTWFRDQGLLAEVRPYSHSVGHSYRSHVPVEPYLSDQWYVKVTDDRLAGAALRAMANDQRSQTTPTSRDREGAVQPAAADQSALAYFITWSTYGCRLHGDERGTVHHATNLPGEPIVIESQGLHDTEADLMSSEPFTLDAAQRSVVRDTILEVCQHRGWRALVINVRTDHVHIVIEAADAPEKVMNDFKAYATRRLREASLVGNDQKLWARHGSTRYLNSPDTVEEACIYVHDRQGDDLGGTYRWDLPNEPRTSVSGPGGAQESDVADRSDIAGPLPHGRGSWEGELRFYPARYARTFQSWHENIRDWCISRQLWWGHRIPVWSRPKWDGEAYTEAQVMAYLQKFVVLPSVGDDKRKAAEMMAGICCVYEGDALYLCLRETRIEQAISPMLAQMGYTQDPDVLDTWFSSALWPISTLGWPEGTAELAAWNPSSTLCTAREIITLWVSRMVMFNLFFRACLPFKDVFIHAMIQDGEGQKMSKSLGNGVDPLDIIHSHGADAMRFTLAAMTTQTQDVGMPVDVVCPHCGHAFHPRTIKTPAGYVVAAPMVECESCHKKMATSFGVASGQAPGSDDAPAARNTSSKFDYGRNFANKLWNAGRFAMGILEEGAGGLKSPRLEIADRWILSRLARTIEKADKALAEYQFSYYAQEMYSFFWGDLCDWYLEAIKPVVREASDAGAAARATLAACLDASLRLLHPAMPYVTERMWRALNEIAPERGVTGLTLEPQELCIRAKWPKAEAALIDDKVETQFDLLKQVIVAIRTVRNEYNIPPRQSVKVAIKATGDSAAAIASAKAVIDTLAICETGDIGPGVAPGGEAATVVVGEIEVYVEGLIDPAAERQRLAKRLDELTKSRGALNGRLNNKGYTDKAPAHLVEQTRQQLADVEKELATVESKLAAYK
- a CDS encoding peptidase, which produces MLRMIDAHLDLAWNALSYGRDITRPLTSINDYERGMSDCPSRGHATVCLPEMRRAGIGICVGTLLARVKPQVRPAAGHARIGIDYPTAPMAAAAAMGQLAYYDWLEREGHIRRLRTASDVRTHWANHAVDPHKIGLILAMEGADPIIAPDDAPAWFVRGLRVVNLVHRGQNAYAVGTSEEGPLTAAGIELLKQFEDLGVIVDTTHLSDASFFQTLDIFSGPVIASHNNCRTLAPHQRQFSDEQLRLLIEREGVIGVVFNNWMLVPGWKTGVTPRSAATIELLAEHVDHICQLAGDAQHVAIGSDLDGGFGSEETPMGVDSIADVPRLADALAGRGYPTEDIAAIFAGNWLRFFSTHLPQ
- a CDS encoding transketolase, translating into MPAAATAFPIDLSKFVPLALDPMKPTLSAQDRATLAANIQLCRDAIIFFTACADARGLGGHTGGPFDIVPEVMIADAFMRGSDKVVPIFFDEAGHRVAIQYLMSVLNGDMDAERLMHYREFDSKLPGHPERGFTPGVKFSSGRLGHMWPYVNGVAMANPGKVVLMFGSDGSEMEGDDAEAARLAVAQKLNVKLLIDDNDVTIADHPSHYLGGYDVGKTLEGHGLTILRGPGEDLDDLFKRFQKAVSTNGPIALINKRKMAPHVKGIEGECHGHDVIKVSLAIDYLTAHGYPDAVEVLKSITKSKHSASFRGSSKETAKNRDLFGKFVNAQLDKMSPEERVAKVRVIDSDLEGSCGLNHIHKAHPEVFIASGVMERGNFSAAAGFGFEHGKQGIFATFSAFLEMCISEITMARLNESNAICHFSHAGCDDMADNTCHFGINNFFAANGLPAVEDHTRLYFPADQHQMKALIDRVFNDPGLRFIFSTRSAVPDILTEDGKPFFGGGYKFEPGKDEVIRKGSAGYVISYGEMLYRALDAVERAREAGLDVGLINKCTLNVMDDASLKLAGSSKFVLVVESQNQSTGLGSRLGSELLSRGLTPKYAYMGTTKPGNGGLWEHMPFQGLDPDSILAKIKSLA
- a CDS encoding sulfatase-like hydrolase/transferase, translating into MNDRMIARLVVAILMMCIAALGADKPNILLIMSDDMGFSDIGCYGGEVATPNLDQLAAEGLRFTQFYNTSRCCPTRASLLTGLYPHQAGMGHMTGGYSPRESDGYVGDINEHCLTIAQVLRPAGYATYACGKWHVAKDDGPKGPMHNWPLQRGFDRFYGTIKGGGNYYDPTALCRGNTYITPVNDALYKPDTFYYTNAIADNAVMFLKDHADKSPDKPFFMYIAFTAAHWPMHALPEDIAKYHGKYDAGYEPIRKARFERLKQLGLIDPSWDLSPQAGDWDKVKHKEWEARCMEVYAAMIDRMDQNIGHIIEELKREGQLDNTVIFFLQDNGGCAEGIGRGERKQPYPTNLKPMGPDELQTEIITKQTRDGRPVRQGPEAMPGPADTYISYGRDWANVSNTPFRQYKHFVHEGGISTPLIVHWPRGIDASRDGKLVTTPGHLIDLMATCIDLGGATYPKQANGHDITPMQGVSLRPTFDGKTIDRGRPIFWEHEGNAAVRDGKWKLVRFGNYYSVDGKHDMDWTLYDMEADRTEMHDVAAAHPDIVKRLAEAWFEWAQSSKVLPWPWKKDPGPVHP
- a CDS encoding sialate O-acetylesterase, translated to MTHTWRASIVRRFVGLIIMVVLACIAPTRAAEEPVQVFILAGQSNMEGKAPNDLFNAQAAAPETASFFEHLRRDGQWIQRDDVFIKFLDRHGPLTLGYGSPGRTGMELEFGFVMGDHLDAPVLLIKPAWGGHSLYKNFRPPSAGLPAEATLQKDLEDAQKRVKNDNEKNKKQKPLPTMDEIKAAYGQSYRNMMAEVKDTLDHRDELFPQLKGRPVKFAGFVWFQGWNDQYGGAEKEYASNMEHFIRDVRKDLNAPNLPFVIDMMGQNGSNEAKGPMKEIQDAQASMEKVPDFVGNVKAVRTDVLVDKAAEELYPHWKENFEKWKVTGGDRGYHYLGSAIWYTRIGRASAEAMLELMGRK